The Chanodichthys erythropterus isolate Z2021 chromosome 14, ASM2448905v1, whole genome shotgun sequence genome window below encodes:
- the nlgn4xb gene encoding neuroligin 4 X-linked b isoform X2, which yields MPPTGERRFQAPEPPSSWPGIRNATQFAPVCPQYLEDRLLLTDMLPVWFTANLDTVATYVHDQSEDCLYLNIYVPTEEGTSSERHDDSFLSDTHDDTGLKPVMVYIHGGSYVEGTGNMIDGSILASYGNVIVVTVNYRLGVLGFLSTGDQAAKGNYGLLDQIQALRWVKENIQAFSGDPERVTIFGSGAGASCVSLLTLSHYSEDLFQKAIIQSGTALSSWAVNYQPAKYTRMLAEKVGCNEDDTVELVECLQNKNYKELIEQNITPAKYHIAFGPVIDGDVIPDDPQILMEQGEFLNYDIMLGVNQGEGYKFVDGILDSEDRVTGNDFEFAVSEFVDHLYGYPEGKDTLRETIKFMYTDWADRENPEMRRKTLVALFTDHQWVAPAVATADLHAQYGSPTYFYAFYHHCQSDMKPAWADSAHGDELPYVFGIPMIGPTDLFNCNFSKNDIMLSAVVMTYWTNFAKTGDPNQPVPQDTKFIHTKPNRFEEVAWSKYNPKDQLYLHIGLKPRVRDHYRATKIAFWLELVPHLHNINELFQYVSSTTKIPPQDTTPFSYTKRLSNKLWPSTTRHPPAPPANTKQMSDQQKTSEHADGTVIIEARDYSTELSVTIAVGASLLFLNILAFAALYYKKDKHRLESSRRLSPPRNLANDVPRVPSEELMSLQMKQLDHDHDCDSLQGHDMIRLTCPPDYALTLRRSPDDVPLMAPNTITMIPSSFAGMQPSYHNPFNAFGNSTPSSTGLPHGHSTTRV from the exons ATGCCCCCTACTGGAGAACGCAGGTTTCAGGCCCCCGAGCCGCCCTCGTCGTGGCCGGGCATCAGGAACGCCACACAGTTCGCTCCGGTGTGTCCGCAGTACCTGGAGGACCGACTGCTGCTCACTGACATGTTGCCGGTGTGGTTTACCGCCAACCTGGACACGGTGGCAACATACGTGCACGACCAGAGCGAAGACTGTCTGTACCTCAATATCTACGTGCCCACAGAGGAAGGTACATCAT CAGAAAGACACGA TGATTCTTTTCTTTCAGACACGCATGATGACACGGGTTTGAAGCCGGTCATGGTTTACATTCACGGCGGGTCGTACGTCGAGGGCACAGGGAACATGATCGATGGCAGCATCCTCGCCAGCTACGGCAATGTGATCGTCGTCACAGTCAACTACAGGTTAGGAGTTTTAG GTTTCCTTAGCACTGGAGATCAGGCTGCAAAAGGGAATTACGGCCTGCTGGATCAGATCCAGGCTCTGCGCTGGGTGAAGGAGAATATTCAGGCTTTCAGCGGAGATCCAGAGCGAGTGACTATATTTGGCTCTGGAGCAGGAGCCTCGTGTGTCAGTCTGCTGACCCTCTCACACTATTCTGAAG ATCTGTTTCAGAAAGCAATCATTCAGAGCGGCACGGCTCTCTCCAGCTGGGCCGTCAACTACCAGCCGGCCAAATACACACGCATGCTGGCCGAGAAGGTCGGATGCAACGAAGACGACACTGTCGAGCTGGTCGAATGCCTccaaaacaaaaactacaagGAGCTCATCGAGCAGAACATCACCCCTGCCAAATACCACATCGCCTTCGGACCCGTGATCGACGGAGACGTCATTCCGGATGACCCCCAGATCCTCATGGAGCAAGGAGAGTTCCTGAACTATGACATCATGCTGGGAGTCAACCAGGGCGAGGGATACAAGTTTGTGGACGGTATCTTAGACAGCGAGGACAGAGTAACCGGCAACGACTTTGAGTTTGCAGTATCAGAATTTGTCGATCACTTGTACGGCTACCCGGAAGGAAAAGACACCCTGCGGGAAACCATAAAGTTTATGTACACGGATTGGGCAGACAGGGAAAACCCGGAGATGCGGCGGAAAACGCTGGTCGCACTTTTCACGGATCACCAGTGGGTGGCGCCGGCCGTGGCTACAGCGGATCTGCATGCTCAGTACGGATCACCGACATACTTTTATGCATTTTACCACCATTGCCAGAGCGATATGAAGCCTGCCTGGGCCGATTCCGCACATGGAGACGAACTTCCGTATGTTTTCGGCATTCCCATGATCGGACCCACAGATCTATTCAACTGCAACTTTTCCAAGAATGACATTATGCTGAGCGCTGTGGTCATGACGTACTGGACTAACTTTGCCAAAACTGG AGACCCAAATCAACCAGTTCCTCAAGACACAAAATTCATCCACACTAAACCGAACCGCTTTGAGGAGGTGGCCTGGTCTAAGTACAACCCTAAAGACCAGCTGTACCTGCACATCGGCCTGAAGCCTCGCGTTCGTGACCACTACAGAGCCACCAAGATTGCCTTTTGGTTGGAGTTAGTGCCGCACTTGCACAACATCAACGAACTCTTCCAGTACGTTTCATCGACGACCAAAATCCCACCGCAAGACACGACGCCCTTCTCCTACACCAAACGCTTGTCCAACAAACTCTGGCCTTCGACCACTCGCCATCCTCCCGCTCCTCCGGCCAACACCAAACAAATGTCGGATCAGCAGAAGACATCCGAGCACGCCGATGGGACGGTCATCATCGAGGCGCGAGATTACTCCACCGAGCTGAGCGTGACGATCGCCGTCGGTGCTTCGCTGCTCTTCCTGAACATCCTGGCGTTTGCGGCGCTCTACTACAAAAAGGACAAACACCGGCTGGAGTCGAGTCGCCGGCTCAGTCCCCCGAGAAACCTCGCAAACGACGTTCCCCGCGTGCCGAGCGAGGAGCTGATGTCCCTGCAGATGAAACAGCTCGACCACGATCACGACTGCGATTCGCTGCAGGGCCACGACATGATCCGCCTGACCTGTCCACCCGATTACGCGCTCACGCTGCGCCGATCGCCCGACGACGTGCCGCTCATGGCGCCGAACACCATCACGATGATTCCCAGCTCTTTTGCGGGAATGCAGCCGTCGTATCACAACCCCTTTAACGCGTTCGGAAACAGCACTCCGAGCAGCACAGGTCTCCCTCACGGACACTCCACGACGCGAGTATAA
- the nlgn4xb gene encoding neuroligin 4 X-linked b isoform X3, translating into MPPTGERRFQAPEPPSSWPGIRNATQFAPVCPQYLEDRLLLTDMLPVWFTANLDTVATYVHDQSEDCLYLNIYVPTEEGTSFKKDDSFLSDTHDDTGLKPVMVYIHGGSYVEGTGNMIDGSILASYGNVIVVTVNYRLGVLGFLSTGDQAAKGNYGLLDQIQALRWVKENIQAFSGDPERVTIFGSGAGASCVSLLTLSHYSEDLFQKAIIQSGTALSSWAVNYQPAKYTRMLAEKVGCNEDDTVELVECLQNKNYKELIEQNITPAKYHIAFGPVIDGDVIPDDPQILMEQGEFLNYDIMLGVNQGEGYKFVDGILDSEDRVTGNDFEFAVSEFVDHLYGYPEGKDTLRETIKFMYTDWADRENPEMRRKTLVALFTDHQWVAPAVATADLHAQYGSPTYFYAFYHHCQSDMKPAWADSAHGDELPYVFGIPMIGPTDLFNCNFSKNDIMLSAVVMTYWTNFAKTGDPNQPVPQDTKFIHTKPNRFEEVAWSKYNPKDQLYLHIGLKPRVRDHYRATKIAFWLELVPHLHNINELFQYVSSTTKIPPQDTTPFSYTKRLSNKLWPSTTRHPPAPPANTKQMSDQQKTSEHADGTVIIEARDYSTELSVTIAVGASLLFLNILAFAALYYKKDKHRLESSRRLSPPRNLANDVPRVPSEELMSLQMKQLDHDHDCDSLQGHDMIRLTCPPDYALTLRRSPDDVPLMAPNTITMIPSSFAGMQPSYHNPFNAFGNSTPSSTGLPHGHSTTRV; encoded by the exons ATGCCCCCTACTGGAGAACGCAGGTTTCAGGCCCCCGAGCCGCCCTCGTCGTGGCCGGGCATCAGGAACGCCACACAGTTCGCTCCGGTGTGTCCGCAGTACCTGGAGGACCGACTGCTGCTCACTGACATGTTGCCGGTGTGGTTTACCGCCAACCTGGACACGGTGGCAACATACGTGCACGACCAGAGCGAAGACTGTCTGTACCTCAATATCTACGTGCCCACAGAGGAAGGTACATCAT TTAAGAAAGA TGATTCTTTTCTTTCAGACACGCATGATGACACGGGTTTGAAGCCGGTCATGGTTTACATTCACGGCGGGTCGTACGTCGAGGGCACAGGGAACATGATCGATGGCAGCATCCTCGCCAGCTACGGCAATGTGATCGTCGTCACAGTCAACTACAGGTTAGGAGTTTTAG GTTTCCTTAGCACTGGAGATCAGGCTGCAAAAGGGAATTACGGCCTGCTGGATCAGATCCAGGCTCTGCGCTGGGTGAAGGAGAATATTCAGGCTTTCAGCGGAGATCCAGAGCGAGTGACTATATTTGGCTCTGGAGCAGGAGCCTCGTGTGTCAGTCTGCTGACCCTCTCACACTATTCTGAAG ATCTGTTTCAGAAAGCAATCATTCAGAGCGGCACGGCTCTCTCCAGCTGGGCCGTCAACTACCAGCCGGCCAAATACACACGCATGCTGGCCGAGAAGGTCGGATGCAACGAAGACGACACTGTCGAGCTGGTCGAATGCCTccaaaacaaaaactacaagGAGCTCATCGAGCAGAACATCACCCCTGCCAAATACCACATCGCCTTCGGACCCGTGATCGACGGAGACGTCATTCCGGATGACCCCCAGATCCTCATGGAGCAAGGAGAGTTCCTGAACTATGACATCATGCTGGGAGTCAACCAGGGCGAGGGATACAAGTTTGTGGACGGTATCTTAGACAGCGAGGACAGAGTAACCGGCAACGACTTTGAGTTTGCAGTATCAGAATTTGTCGATCACTTGTACGGCTACCCGGAAGGAAAAGACACCCTGCGGGAAACCATAAAGTTTATGTACACGGATTGGGCAGACAGGGAAAACCCGGAGATGCGGCGGAAAACGCTGGTCGCACTTTTCACGGATCACCAGTGGGTGGCGCCGGCCGTGGCTACAGCGGATCTGCATGCTCAGTACGGATCACCGACATACTTTTATGCATTTTACCACCATTGCCAGAGCGATATGAAGCCTGCCTGGGCCGATTCCGCACATGGAGACGAACTTCCGTATGTTTTCGGCATTCCCATGATCGGACCCACAGATCTATTCAACTGCAACTTTTCCAAGAATGACATTATGCTGAGCGCTGTGGTCATGACGTACTGGACTAACTTTGCCAAAACTGG AGACCCAAATCAACCAGTTCCTCAAGACACAAAATTCATCCACACTAAACCGAACCGCTTTGAGGAGGTGGCCTGGTCTAAGTACAACCCTAAAGACCAGCTGTACCTGCACATCGGCCTGAAGCCTCGCGTTCGTGACCACTACAGAGCCACCAAGATTGCCTTTTGGTTGGAGTTAGTGCCGCACTTGCACAACATCAACGAACTCTTCCAGTACGTTTCATCGACGACCAAAATCCCACCGCAAGACACGACGCCCTTCTCCTACACCAAACGCTTGTCCAACAAACTCTGGCCTTCGACCACTCGCCATCCTCCCGCTCCTCCGGCCAACACCAAACAAATGTCGGATCAGCAGAAGACATCCGAGCACGCCGATGGGACGGTCATCATCGAGGCGCGAGATTACTCCACCGAGCTGAGCGTGACGATCGCCGTCGGTGCTTCGCTGCTCTTCCTGAACATCCTGGCGTTTGCGGCGCTCTACTACAAAAAGGACAAACACCGGCTGGAGTCGAGTCGCCGGCTCAGTCCCCCGAGAAACCTCGCAAACGACGTTCCCCGCGTGCCGAGCGAGGAGCTGATGTCCCTGCAGATGAAACAGCTCGACCACGATCACGACTGCGATTCGCTGCAGGGCCACGACATGATCCGCCTGACCTGTCCACCCGATTACGCGCTCACGCTGCGCCGATCGCCCGACGACGTGCCGCTCATGGCGCCGAACACCATCACGATGATTCCCAGCTCTTTTGCGGGAATGCAGCCGTCGTATCACAACCCCTTTAACGCGTTCGGAAACAGCACTCCGAGCAGCACAGGTCTCCCTCACGGACACTCCACGACGCGAGTATAA
- the nlgn4xb gene encoding neuroligin 4 X-linked b isoform X4, with protein MPPTGERRFQAPEPPSSWPGIRNATQFAPVCPQYLEDRLLLTDMLPVWFTANLDTVATYVHDQSEDCLYLNIYVPTEEDTHDDTGLKPVMVYIHGGSYVEGTGNMIDGSILASYGNVIVVTVNYRLGVLGFLSTGDQAAKGNYGLLDQIQALRWVKENIQAFSGDPERVTIFGSGAGASCVSLLTLSHYSEVSVCVPDLFQKAIIQSGTALSSWAVNYQPAKYTRMLAEKVGCNEDDTVELVECLQNKNYKELIEQNITPAKYHIAFGPVIDGDVIPDDPQILMEQGEFLNYDIMLGVNQGEGYKFVDGILDSEDRVTGNDFEFAVSEFVDHLYGYPEGKDTLRETIKFMYTDWADRENPEMRRKTLVALFTDHQWVAPAVATADLHAQYGSPTYFYAFYHHCQSDMKPAWADSAHGDELPYVFGIPMIGPTDLFNCNFSKNDIMLSAVVMTYWTNFAKTGDPNQPVPQDTKFIHTKPNRFEEVAWSKYNPKDQLYLHIGLKPRVRDHYRATKIAFWLELVPHLHNINELFQYVSSTTKIPPQDTTPFSYTKRLSNKLWPSTTRHPPAPPANTKQMSDQQKTSEHADGTVIIEARDYSTELSVTIAVGASLLFLNILAFAALYYKKDKHRLESSRRLSPPRNLANDVPRVPSEELMSLQMKQLDHDHDCDSLQGHDMIRLTCPPDYALTLRRSPDDVPLMAPNTITMIPSSFAGMQPSYHNPFNAFGNSTPSSTGLPHGHSTTRV; from the exons ATGCCCCCTACTGGAGAACGCAGGTTTCAGGCCCCCGAGCCGCCCTCGTCGTGGCCGGGCATCAGGAACGCCACACAGTTCGCTCCGGTGTGTCCGCAGTACCTGGAGGACCGACTGCTGCTCACTGACATGTTGCCGGTGTGGTTTACCGCCAACCTGGACACGGTGGCAACATACGTGCACGACCAGAGCGAAGACTGTCTGTACCTCAATATCTACGTGCCCACAGAGGAAG ACACGCATGATGACACGGGTTTGAAGCCGGTCATGGTTTACATTCACGGCGGGTCGTACGTCGAGGGCACAGGGAACATGATCGATGGCAGCATCCTCGCCAGCTACGGCAATGTGATCGTCGTCACAGTCAACTACAGGTTAGGAGTTTTAG GTTTCCTTAGCACTGGAGATCAGGCTGCAAAAGGGAATTACGGCCTGCTGGATCAGATCCAGGCTCTGCGCTGGGTGAAGGAGAATATTCAGGCTTTCAGCGGAGATCCAGAGCGAGTGACTATATTTGGCTCTGGAGCAGGAGCCTCGTGTGTCAGTCTGCTGACCCTCTCACACTATTCTGAAG TGAGTGTTTGTGTACCAGATCTGTTTCAGAAAGCAATCATTCAGAGCGGCACGGCTCTCTCCAGCTGGGCCGTCAACTACCAGCCGGCCAAATACACACGCATGCTGGCCGAGAAGGTCGGATGCAACGAAGACGACACTGTCGAGCTGGTCGAATGCCTccaaaacaaaaactacaagGAGCTCATCGAGCAGAACATCACCCCTGCCAAATACCACATCGCCTTCGGACCCGTGATCGACGGAGACGTCATTCCGGATGACCCCCAGATCCTCATGGAGCAAGGAGAGTTCCTGAACTATGACATCATGCTGGGAGTCAACCAGGGCGAGGGATACAAGTTTGTGGACGGTATCTTAGACAGCGAGGACAGAGTAACCGGCAACGACTTTGAGTTTGCAGTATCAGAATTTGTCGATCACTTGTACGGCTACCCGGAAGGAAAAGACACCCTGCGGGAAACCATAAAGTTTATGTACACGGATTGGGCAGACAGGGAAAACCCGGAGATGCGGCGGAAAACGCTGGTCGCACTTTTCACGGATCACCAGTGGGTGGCGCCGGCCGTGGCTACAGCGGATCTGCATGCTCAGTACGGATCACCGACATACTTTTATGCATTTTACCACCATTGCCAGAGCGATATGAAGCCTGCCTGGGCCGATTCCGCACATGGAGACGAACTTCCGTATGTTTTCGGCATTCCCATGATCGGACCCACAGATCTATTCAACTGCAACTTTTCCAAGAATGACATTATGCTGAGCGCTGTGGTCATGACGTACTGGACTAACTTTGCCAAAACTGG AGACCCAAATCAACCAGTTCCTCAAGACACAAAATTCATCCACACTAAACCGAACCGCTTTGAGGAGGTGGCCTGGTCTAAGTACAACCCTAAAGACCAGCTGTACCTGCACATCGGCCTGAAGCCTCGCGTTCGTGACCACTACAGAGCCACCAAGATTGCCTTTTGGTTGGAGTTAGTGCCGCACTTGCACAACATCAACGAACTCTTCCAGTACGTTTCATCGACGACCAAAATCCCACCGCAAGACACGACGCCCTTCTCCTACACCAAACGCTTGTCCAACAAACTCTGGCCTTCGACCACTCGCCATCCTCCCGCTCCTCCGGCCAACACCAAACAAATGTCGGATCAGCAGAAGACATCCGAGCACGCCGATGGGACGGTCATCATCGAGGCGCGAGATTACTCCACCGAGCTGAGCGTGACGATCGCCGTCGGTGCTTCGCTGCTCTTCCTGAACATCCTGGCGTTTGCGGCGCTCTACTACAAAAAGGACAAACACCGGCTGGAGTCGAGTCGCCGGCTCAGTCCCCCGAGAAACCTCGCAAACGACGTTCCCCGCGTGCCGAGCGAGGAGCTGATGTCCCTGCAGATGAAACAGCTCGACCACGATCACGACTGCGATTCGCTGCAGGGCCACGACATGATCCGCCTGACCTGTCCACCCGATTACGCGCTCACGCTGCGCCGATCGCCCGACGACGTGCCGCTCATGGCGCCGAACACCATCACGATGATTCCCAGCTCTTTTGCGGGAATGCAGCCGTCGTATCACAACCCCTTTAACGCGTTCGGAAACAGCACTCCGAGCAGCACAGGTCTCCCTCACGGACACTCCACGACGCGAGTATAA
- the nlgn4xb gene encoding neuroligin 4 X-linked b isoform X1, translating to MILQILTLIWGVSLVICQQAQYTTVTTNYGKLRGLRVALPSEILGPVEQYLGVPYAMPPTGERRFQAPEPPSSWPGIRNATQFAPVCPQYLEDRLLLTDMLPVWFTANLDTVATYVHDQSEDCLYLNIYVPTEEDTHDDTGLKPVMVYIHGGSYVEGTGNMIDGSILASYGNVIVVTVNYRLGVLGFLSTGDQAAKGNYGLLDQIQALRWVKENIQAFSGDPERVTIFGSGAGASCVSLLTLSHYSEDLFQKAIIQSGTALSSWAVNYQPAKYTRMLAEKVGCNEDDTVELVECLQNKNYKELIEQNITPAKYHIAFGPVIDGDVIPDDPQILMEQGEFLNYDIMLGVNQGEGYKFVDGILDSEDRVTGNDFEFAVSEFVDHLYGYPEGKDTLRETIKFMYTDWADRENPEMRRKTLVALFTDHQWVAPAVATADLHAQYGSPTYFYAFYHHCQSDMKPAWADSAHGDELPYVFGIPMIGPTDLFNCNFSKNDIMLSAVVMTYWTNFAKTGDPNQPVPQDTKFIHTKPNRFEEVAWSKYNPKDQLYLHIGLKPRVRDHYRATKIAFWLELVPHLHNINELFQYVSSTTKIPPQDTTPFSYTKRLSNKLWPSTTRHPPAPPANTKQMSDQQKTSEHADGTVIIEARDYSTELSVTIAVGASLLFLNILAFAALYYKKDKHRLESSRRLSPPRNLANDVPRVPSEELMSLQMKQLDHDHDCDSLQGHDMIRLTCPPDYALTLRRSPDDVPLMAPNTITMIPSSFAGMQPSYHNPFNAFGNSTPSSTGLPHGHSTTRV from the exons atgatccttcagattctcaCTTTGATTTGGGGAGTTTCACTCGTCATTTGTCAGCAAGCACAATACACCACCGTCACCACGAACTACGGGAAGCTGCGTGGATTGAGGGTGGCGTTGCCCAGTGAGATCTTGGGCCCCGTGGAGCAATATCTGGGCGTACCTTATGCGATGCCCCCTACTGGAGAACGCAGGTTTCAGGCCCCCGAGCCGCCCTCGTCGTGGCCGGGCATCAGGAACGCCACACAGTTCGCTCCGGTGTGTCCGCAGTACCTGGAGGACCGACTGCTGCTCACTGACATGTTGCCGGTGTGGTTTACCGCCAACCTGGACACGGTGGCAACATACGTGCACGACCAGAGCGAAGACTGTCTGTACCTCAATATCTACGTGCCCACAGAGGAAG ACACGCATGATGACACGGGTTTGAAGCCGGTCATGGTTTACATTCACGGCGGGTCGTACGTCGAGGGCACAGGGAACATGATCGATGGCAGCATCCTCGCCAGCTACGGCAATGTGATCGTCGTCACAGTCAACTACAGGTTAGGAGTTTTAG GTTTCCTTAGCACTGGAGATCAGGCTGCAAAAGGGAATTACGGCCTGCTGGATCAGATCCAGGCTCTGCGCTGGGTGAAGGAGAATATTCAGGCTTTCAGCGGAGATCCAGAGCGAGTGACTATATTTGGCTCTGGAGCAGGAGCCTCGTGTGTCAGTCTGCTGACCCTCTCACACTATTCTGAAG ATCTGTTTCAGAAAGCAATCATTCAGAGCGGCACGGCTCTCTCCAGCTGGGCCGTCAACTACCAGCCGGCCAAATACACACGCATGCTGGCCGAGAAGGTCGGATGCAACGAAGACGACACTGTCGAGCTGGTCGAATGCCTccaaaacaaaaactacaagGAGCTCATCGAGCAGAACATCACCCCTGCCAAATACCACATCGCCTTCGGACCCGTGATCGACGGAGACGTCATTCCGGATGACCCCCAGATCCTCATGGAGCAAGGAGAGTTCCTGAACTATGACATCATGCTGGGAGTCAACCAGGGCGAGGGATACAAGTTTGTGGACGGTATCTTAGACAGCGAGGACAGAGTAACCGGCAACGACTTTGAGTTTGCAGTATCAGAATTTGTCGATCACTTGTACGGCTACCCGGAAGGAAAAGACACCCTGCGGGAAACCATAAAGTTTATGTACACGGATTGGGCAGACAGGGAAAACCCGGAGATGCGGCGGAAAACGCTGGTCGCACTTTTCACGGATCACCAGTGGGTGGCGCCGGCCGTGGCTACAGCGGATCTGCATGCTCAGTACGGATCACCGACATACTTTTATGCATTTTACCACCATTGCCAGAGCGATATGAAGCCTGCCTGGGCCGATTCCGCACATGGAGACGAACTTCCGTATGTTTTCGGCATTCCCATGATCGGACCCACAGATCTATTCAACTGCAACTTTTCCAAGAATGACATTATGCTGAGCGCTGTGGTCATGACGTACTGGACTAACTTTGCCAAAACTGG AGACCCAAATCAACCAGTTCCTCAAGACACAAAATTCATCCACACTAAACCGAACCGCTTTGAGGAGGTGGCCTGGTCTAAGTACAACCCTAAAGACCAGCTGTACCTGCACATCGGCCTGAAGCCTCGCGTTCGTGACCACTACAGAGCCACCAAGATTGCCTTTTGGTTGGAGTTAGTGCCGCACTTGCACAACATCAACGAACTCTTCCAGTACGTTTCATCGACGACCAAAATCCCACCGCAAGACACGACGCCCTTCTCCTACACCAAACGCTTGTCCAACAAACTCTGGCCTTCGACCACTCGCCATCCTCCCGCTCCTCCGGCCAACACCAAACAAATGTCGGATCAGCAGAAGACATCCGAGCACGCCGATGGGACGGTCATCATCGAGGCGCGAGATTACTCCACCGAGCTGAGCGTGACGATCGCCGTCGGTGCTTCGCTGCTCTTCCTGAACATCCTGGCGTTTGCGGCGCTCTACTACAAAAAGGACAAACACCGGCTGGAGTCGAGTCGCCGGCTCAGTCCCCCGAGAAACCTCGCAAACGACGTTCCCCGCGTGCCGAGCGAGGAGCTGATGTCCCTGCAGATGAAACAGCTCGACCACGATCACGACTGCGATTCGCTGCAGGGCCACGACATGATCCGCCTGACCTGTCCACCCGATTACGCGCTCACGCTGCGCCGATCGCCCGACGACGTGCCGCTCATGGCGCCGAACACCATCACGATGATTCCCAGCTCTTTTGCGGGAATGCAGCCGTCGTATCACAACCCCTTTAACGCGTTCGGAAACAGCACTCCGAGCAGCACAGGTCTCCCTCACGGACACTCCACGACGCGAGTATAA